A genomic window from Pseudomonadota bacterium includes:
- a CDS encoding adenine nucleotide alpha hydrolase — MTEPLLPELSVLREVLSDFTHAAIAVSGGVDSMTLAIIAGRLAGQNFEMFHALSPAVPGDATARVHHYAAQEGWRLREFNAGEFDDPNYRANPVNRCFYCKTNLYDGIAAVTEHSVLSGTNLDDLGDYRPGLEAALRRGVRHPFVEAGIDKATVRAIARHLELDDLAELPAAPCLSSRIETGLRIESDLLTLIDAVEKFVSRRLGAHTVRCRIRKKEVVIELDAPGLEILSETGAGDLRTVITAMLEAEGIDKPLDFQAYRMGSAFLRPMANG; from the coding sequence ATGACTGAGCCCCTTTTGCCCGAATTATCGGTGTTGCGCGAGGTGCTCAGCGATTTCACCCACGCAGCAATTGCCGTCAGCGGCGGCGTCGATAGCATGACGCTGGCTATTATTGCCGGACGCCTGGCGGGCCAGAACTTTGAGATGTTCCATGCGCTCTCGCCGGCCGTCCCAGGCGATGCCACGGCGCGGGTCCACCACTATGCCGCGCAGGAAGGGTGGCGCTTGCGTGAATTCAACGCCGGCGAATTCGACGACCCGAATTACCGCGCCAATCCGGTCAACCGCTGCTTCTATTGCAAAACCAATCTCTATGACGGCATCGCCGCCGTGACCGAGCATAGCGTGCTGTCGGGCACCAATCTCGACGATCTTGGCGATTACCGCCCCGGGCTGGAAGCCGCGCTGCGCCGGGGTGTGCGCCATCCCTTTGTCGAGGCGGGCATCGACAAAGCCACGGTGCGCGCCATCGCGCGCCATTTAGAACTCGACGATCTGGCCGAACTGCCGGCGGCGCCGTGCCTTTCCAGCCGGATCGAAACCGGATTGCGCATCGAGAGCGATTTACTAACTTTAATTGACGCGGTGGAGAAATTCGTCTCCCGCCGTCTCGGCGCGCACACGGTGCGTTGTCGCATCCGCAAGAAGGAAGTGGTGATCGAGCTTGATGCGCCCGGCCTCGAGATCCTCAGCGAAACCGGCGCGGGCGATCTGCGTACCGTCATCACCGCCATGCTCGAGGCGGAGGGAATCGATAAACCGCTGGACTTCCAAGCCTACCGCATGGGCTCAGCCTTTCTTCGGCCAATGGCGAATGGTTGA
- the larB gene encoding nickel pincer cofactor biosynthesis protein LarB gives MVERDIKLDVERRERLGFDEAILCAGKSDEHLTAILEQAGDDSLLLTRLDAAALKSLPPALAARIDYEPLSRTGIFGSVAAPTGKLETAIVTAGTSDVRVSREAARTLAYYGTPCLEINDVGVAGLWRLMERIDEIKRHRIVIAVAGLDAALPSVIGGLVPGLVIAVPTSTGYGVARGGETALFSSLVSCAPGVVVVNIDNGYGAACAALRALCGGG, from the coding sequence ATGGTTGAGCGCGACATCAAACTGGACGTTGAGAGGCGCGAACGCCTCGGCTTTGACGAAGCCATCCTTTGTGCCGGCAAATCAGACGAACATTTGACCGCCATTCTCGAGCAGGCCGGCGATGACAGCCTGTTGCTGACGCGTCTCGATGCGGCGGCGCTGAAATCCCTACCGCCGGCGTTGGCTGCGCGGATCGATTATGAGCCGCTGTCGCGCACGGGCATTTTCGGCAGCGTGGCGGCGCCTACCGGCAAATTGGAGACGGCCATTGTCACCGCCGGCACTTCCGATGTGCGGGTCAGCCGCGAGGCAGCGCGCACCCTCGCCTATTACGGCACGCCTTGTCTCGAAATCAACGATGTCGGTGTCGCCGGGTTGTGGCGCCTGATGGAGCGTATCGACGAAATCAAACGCCACCGCATCGTGATCGCCGTCGCCGGGCTCGATGCCGCGCTGCCGAGCGTCATCGGTGGATTGGTGCCGGGCCTGGTGATCGCGGTGCCGACCTCAACCGGCTACGGCGTGGCGCGCGGCGGCGAGACCGCCTTGTTCTCGTCCCTGGTGAGCTGTGCTCCTGGCGTGGTGGTGGTCAATATCGACAATGGCTACGGCGCCGCATGCGCCGCGCTGCGGGCGCTCTGCGGCGGCGGTTAA
- a CDS encoding dihydroxy-acid dehydratase produces the protein MKKKSDGLRGSLTSYGDAGFSYFLRKSFAKSMGYSDDELERPVVGIANTASGMVSCHGTVPQLVEAVKRGVTAAGGLPLDFPTISLGEPFLNPTSMLFRNLMAIDTEEMIRAHPVDAVVLIGGCDKTVPAQLMAAASADVPAIMLVTGPMMTGSHRGERLGACTDCRRLWGEHRGGRVDAAEIEEISGRLMPTSGTCMVMGTASTMACVTEALGMMLPGGAAIPAVHSDRLRNASESGAAAVRMIENGGPRPSEIITPASLSNAFRVLLAIGGSTNGVIHLAALAGRLGIEIDYAALDRMGRETPVLVDLKPSGAHYMEDLQKAGGLAPLLRELAPLLDLDCMTVTGRSLGEELDAAAPPWPQEVVRPRDNPLHAEGGIAVLGGNLAPGGAIIKHSAATQALLSHEGRAVVFDSLDDMAARIDDPALDVTPEDVLVLRNAGPIGAPGMPEAGYIPIPKKLAAAGVKDMLRISDARMSGTAFGAIVLHLCPEAAIGGPLALVQNGDRIRLDVAARSLDVLVSDEELATRRAAWTPPAPHPGAERGWLALHLAHVQQADKGCDMDILAGKPSGARTPL, from the coding sequence ATGAAAAAGAAATCTGACGGCCTGCGCGGCTCGCTGACCAGCTATGGCGATGCCGGCTTTTCCTATTTTTTGCGCAAATCCTTCGCCAAATCGATGGGCTATAGCGACGACGAGCTGGAGCGCCCAGTGGTCGGCATCGCCAACACCGCGAGCGGCATGGTCAGTTGCCACGGCACGGTGCCGCAGCTTGTTGAGGCCGTGAAGCGCGGTGTCACCGCCGCCGGCGGCCTGCCGCTCGATTTCCCAACCATTTCGCTGGGGGAGCCGTTCCTCAACCCAACCAGCATGCTGTTCCGCAATCTGATGGCGATTGACACTGAGGAAATGATCCGCGCGCATCCGGTCGATGCCGTGGTCCTGATCGGCGGCTGTGACAAGACTGTTCCGGCGCAACTGATGGCGGCGGCTAGCGCCGATGTACCGGCGATTATGCTCGTCACCGGCCCGATGATGACCGGCAGCCACCGGGGAGAGCGGCTCGGCGCTTGCACCGATTGCCGGCGTCTCTGGGGCGAGCATCGCGGCGGGCGAGTCGATGCAGCGGAGATCGAAGAAATTTCCGGGCGGCTGATGCCGACGTCGGGCACCTGCATGGTGATGGGCACAGCCAGCACCATGGCCTGCGTTACCGAGGCACTCGGCATGATGCTGCCGGGCGGCGCGGCGATTCCGGCGGTCCATTCCGATCGTTTGCGCAATGCCAGCGAAAGCGGCGCCGCGGCCGTCCGGATGATCGAAAACGGCGGCCCGCGGCCCAGCGAGATTATCACCCCCGCGTCGCTCAGCAACGCCTTCCGGGTTCTCCTCGCAATCGGCGGCTCGACCAATGGCGTTATCCACCTTGCGGCGCTCGCCGGCCGGCTCGGCATTGAAATTGACTATGCTGCGCTCGATCGTATGGGCCGTGAGACGCCGGTTTTGGTCGATCTCAAACCATCCGGCGCGCATTACATGGAGGATTTGCAGAAGGCTGGTGGTCTCGCGCCGCTGTTGCGCGAATTGGCGCCGCTTCTTGATCTCGACTGCATGACCGTGACTGGCCGCAGCCTCGGCGAAGAGCTCGATGCCGCCGCACCACCCTGGCCGCAGGAGGTCGTGCGCCCGCGCGATAATCCGCTTCATGCCGAGGGCGGCATCGCCGTTCTTGGCGGCAATCTAGCGCCGGGCGGGGCGATCATCAAACATTCGGCGGCGACGCAGGCGCTGCTCAGCCATGAAGGCCGCGCCGTGGTGTTCGATTCGCTCGACGATATGGCCGCGCGTATCGACGATCCAGCGCTCGACGTGACGCCGGAGGATGTGCTGGTGCTACGCAATGCCGGGCCAATCGGCGCCCCCGGCATGCCCGAAGCCGGATACATCCCGATCCCGAAAAAACTCGCCGCGGCCGGGGTCAAGGACATGCTGCGCATTTCCGACGCTCGCATGAGTGGCACCGCGTTTGGCGCTATCGTCCTCCACCTTTGCCCCGAAGCGGCGATCGGCGGCCCGCTGGCGCTAGTACAAAACGGCGACCGCATCCGTTTGGATGTCGCCGCCCGCAGTCTGGATGTCTTGGTGTCGGACGAAGAATTGGCAACACGCCGCGCCGCCTGGACTCCGCCCGCGCCCCATCCCGGCGCCGAGCGTGGCTGGCTCGCCCTGCATCTCGCCCATGTTCAGCAGGCTGACAAAGGTTGCGATATGGATATTTTGGCCGGCAAACCAAGCGGCGCGCGGACGCCGCTGTAG
- a CDS encoding SMP-30/gluconolactonase/LRE family protein codes for MVEIECVVDCKNVLGEGPVWCPEEKVLYWVDIKGKSINRFTPASGGVETWPVDEEPGSLALRRNGGLMVAFYGGFRAYDLDRGTSETIHEIEAETPQTRLNDGRCDRQGRFWAGTMDDLMVEPLGGLYRLDADLSVHKAESNIICSNSLAFSPDGAILYYADLGIDTIWAYDLDTVSGAITNRRVFASTKDMQGKPDGSAVDSEGYLWNAMWDGWCLARWAPDGTLDRTIELPVQRPTCPMFGGDDLDIIYLTCASIFLSDDDLAKQPQAGGVFAITGTGATGLAEPRFAG; via the coding sequence ATGGTCGAGATCGAATGCGTGGTGGACTGTAAGAATGTACTTGGCGAGGGCCCGGTCTGGTGCCCAGAAGAGAAAGTGCTCTATTGGGTCGACATCAAAGGAAAATCGATCAATCGCTTCACGCCGGCTTCTGGCGGCGTCGAAACCTGGCCGGTGGATGAGGAGCCTGGATCGCTTGCCTTGCGTCGGAATGGCGGGCTGATGGTGGCGTTTTATGGCGGCTTCCGCGCCTACGATTTGGACCGCGGTACCAGCGAGACCATTCATGAAATCGAGGCCGAAACACCGCAAACCCGCCTGAATGACGGCCGCTGCGACCGCCAGGGCCGCTTTTGGGCAGGCACGATGGACGATCTCATGGTCGAGCCGCTCGGCGGCCTTTATCGTCTTGACGCCGACCTCAGTGTGCATAAGGCGGAGAGCAATATCATTTGCTCTAATTCCCTCGCCTTCAGTCCCGACGGTGCCATTCTTTATTATGCCGATCTCGGCATCGACACCATCTGGGCCTATGATTTGGATACCGTAAGCGGTGCGATTACCAACCGTCGCGTCTTTGCCTCGACCAAGGATATGCAAGGCAAACCAGACGGCTCTGCTGTCGATTCGGAGGGCTATCTGTGGAACGCCATGTGGGACGGCTGGTGCCTGGCGCGCTGGGCACCCGACGGCACGCTGGATCGCACCATCGAGTTACCAGTGCAGCGCCCGACCTGCCCAATGTTCGGCGGCGACGATCTGGACATCATCTACCTCACCTGCGCCAGCATCTTTTTGAGTGATGACGACTTGGCCAAACAGCCACAAGCGGGCGGCGTTTTCGCGATCACCGGGACCGGCGCCACCGGCCTGGCCGAGCCGCGCTTCGCTGGCTGA